In Natrinema pellirubrum DSM 15624, the following proteins share a genomic window:
- a CDS encoding transposase produces the protein MGATQESFKKLLSRVAFEQEFANTAGKTCQLNNGEPVDVTSTARNGLAKSLLYHLRNLEADAIDDQFDGVRDDLFEILRKQRLLPNCVDVAIDLHQWRFYGGADTDHVLITYPDQGTTRTYCFATICIVAPGTRFTLDVLALKANGFRAKREAVRLLLETAQEYVSIRHVYLDRGFYQVHVVAELEQLDVDYIVRARPSKGMKARLSAGAETVVDEYLMQRKREPTASVAVTVFAVPHRSTEDEHVWFVTNLDLEPEAARAYATAFRRRWGIETSYRQIGDFLPRTSSPTFSVRLFYFLFAVSMYNLWILANVLVSAGAVPEKPPISTRVFREFVSVTDYG, from the coding sequence GTGGGAGCTACACAAGAGAGCTTCAAGAAACTCCTTTCTCGTGTCGCCTTCGAACAAGAGTTCGCCAATACAGCTGGGAAAACGTGCCAACTCAACAACGGCGAGCCCGTCGACGTGACGTCGACGGCTCGCAATGGACTCGCAAAATCACTTCTCTACCATCTCCGGAACCTGGAGGCGGACGCCATCGACGACCAGTTCGATGGCGTCCGCGATGATCTCTTCGAGATTCTCCGGAAACAACGACTCTTGCCCAACTGTGTCGATGTTGCGATAGACCTCCACCAGTGGCGGTTTTACGGTGGTGCAGACACTGACCACGTTCTGATCACCTATCCCGATCAGGGAACAACTCGAACGTACTGTTTTGCGACGATCTGTATCGTTGCACCAGGAACGCGGTTTACACTCGATGTACTGGCATTGAAGGCGAACGGCTTTCGCGCCAAGCGCGAAGCCGTTCGCTTGCTGCTCGAAACGGCACAAGAGTACGTCTCGATCAGACACGTCTACCTCGACAGAGGCTTCTACCAGGTTCACGTCGTTGCGGAACTCGAACAACTCGACGTCGACTATATCGTCCGTGCACGCCCGAGTAAGGGGATGAAAGCCCGTCTCAGCGCCGGCGCTGAGACGGTCGTTGACGAGTATCTCATGCAGCGAAAACGTGAACCGACCGCCTCAGTTGCAGTGACTGTGTTTGCTGTGCCACATCGGTCAACGGAGGACGAGCACGTCTGGTTCGTGACGAATCTCGACCTTGAGCCTGAAGCGGCGAGAGCGTACGCGACGGCGTTCCGCCGCCGCTGGGGAATTGAAACCTCCTACCGCCAGATCGGTGACTTTCTCCCGAGAACATCGTCGCCGACGTTCTCGGTACGGCTGTTCTACTTCCTGTTTGCGGTTTCGATGTACAATCTGTGGATCCTCGCAAATGTACTTGTCTCAGCTGGTGCTGTCCCGGAGAAACCGCCAATCTCGACACGTGTCTTCAGGGAATTCGTTAGTGTAACCGATTACGGATAG
- a CDS encoding IS4 family transposase produces MRRLTTLFPSEFLEEHAEELGVVERDRKLQIPAFVWAFVFGFAAGESRTLAGFRRCYNSTADETISPGGFYQRLTPTLAEYLRDLVEHGLDEVAVPNAVDADLDRFRDVMIADGTVLRLHEFLSDQFEARHEEQAGAKLHLLHNATEQTIERLDTANEKTHDSTLFKTGPWLENRLLLFDLAYFKYRRFALIDENDGYFVSRLKQNANPLITGELREWRGRAIPLEGKQLRAVLNDLDRKYIDVEVEVEFKRGPYNGTQSLDTKRFRVVGVHNEDADDYHLYITNLARKEFFPADLAEIYRCRWEVELLFRELKTQYELDEFDTSDEHVVRILLYAALLSLLVSRDLLDLVTEQADDELVFPTERWAATFRSHAQLILHELGEFLGYSPPPLLDRLIEDAQKIHKQRPILQETLATATQPRCES; encoded by the coding sequence ATGCGTCGGCTCACTACACTGTTTCCCTCTGAGTTCCTCGAAGAGCACGCCGAGGAACTCGGCGTGGTCGAACGTGACCGCAAGCTCCAGATCCCTGCCTTCGTTTGGGCGTTCGTGTTCGGCTTCGCCGCAGGCGAAAGCCGAACACTCGCTGGGTTTAGACGCTGTTACAACTCTACTGCCGATGAGACGATCTCTCCGGGTGGATTCTATCAGCGGTTGACACCGACACTTGCGGAGTACCTCCGCGACCTCGTCGAGCATGGTCTCGACGAGGTCGCTGTTCCTAACGCTGTTGACGCTGATCTCGACCGATTTAGAGACGTGATGATCGCTGATGGAACGGTGTTACGGTTACACGAATTTCTCTCAGACCAGTTCGAAGCCCGCCACGAGGAGCAGGCTGGAGCGAAGCTCCACCTGCTCCATAATGCCACAGAGCAGACGATTGAACGGCTCGATACTGCTAACGAGAAAACGCACGACAGCACCTTGTTCAAAACAGGGCCGTGGCTTGAGAATCGCCTCCTGCTGTTCGATCTCGCGTACTTCAAGTACCGCCGGTTTGCGTTGATCGACGAAAACGACGGCTACTTCGTGAGTCGGCTGAAGCAGAACGCGAATCCGCTGATTACGGGGGAGTTACGGGAATGGCGCGGCCGCGCCATTCCCTTAGAGGGCAAGCAGCTCCGAGCTGTTCTCAATGATCTTGACCGGAAATACATCGATGTAGAGGTCGAAGTCGAATTCAAACGAGGGCCGTACAATGGGACACAGTCGCTGGATACGAAGCGATTTCGCGTCGTCGGCGTCCACAATGAGGACGCCGACGACTACCACCTGTACATAACGAATTTAGCGAGGAAAGAGTTCTTTCCGGCGGATTTAGCGGAGATCTACCGCTGTCGGTGGGAAGTTGAGTTACTGTTCCGGGAGCTGAAGACGCAGTACGAATTGGACGAGTTCGACACGAGTGACGAACACGTGGTGAGGATCTTATTGTACGCAGCGCTGCTGTCGCTGCTTGTAAGCCGCGATCTGTTGGATCTAGTCACTGAGCAGGCGGATGATGAGCTTGTGTTTCCGACAGAGCGCTGGGCGGCGACCTTTCGGTCGCACGCCCAGCTTATTCTCCACGAACTCGGTGAGTTCCTCGGCTACTCACCGCCGCCGCTGCTCGACCGGCTGATCGAAGACGCTCAAAAGATCCACAAGCAACGACCAATCTTACAAGAGACGCTCGCTACCGCTACACAACCGAGGTGTGAGTCTTAA
- a CDS encoding glycosyltransferase family 2 protein — protein sequence MPTLNEEAGIAECIERAKTAISELGMTAEIILSDSSTDRTPEIGRDLGAIVHEPDQSGYGYAYRYAFDRARGEYIIMGDADTTYDFEQIPRLLAHLREQDADIVMGSRLEGEIKPGAMPSLHQYVGNPLLTKFLNAFYGAGVSDAHSGFRIFTREAYETMNLETTGMEFASEMIMEAGAQDLDIVETPIVYHEREGKETLDSFSDGWRHVRFMLVNAPGYLFSAPGLLLGLAGLVVMGIAYTGVSIGNATLGTHSMIAGSLLTIVGYQVASLGVFATVASDPIQKPTDPITERVTTSLSLEHGATAGLVLFGVGSLYAAALVSQWITNGFASLEFTMSSLIAFTAIIIGLQTVFSSFFLSAINR from the coding sequence ATGCCGACGCTCAACGAGGAGGCGGGCATCGCCGAGTGTATTGAGCGCGCGAAAACGGCGATCAGCGAACTTGGCATGACCGCCGAGATCATTCTCAGCGACAGTTCGACCGATCGGACACCTGAAATCGGTCGGGACTTGGGCGCGATCGTCCACGAACCCGATCAGTCCGGCTACGGCTATGCTTACCGGTACGCGTTCGACCGCGCTCGCGGTGAGTACATCATCATGGGCGACGCCGACACGACTTACGACTTCGAACAGATCCCGCGCCTGCTGGCTCACCTCCGCGAACAGGATGCCGATATCGTGATGGGGAGCCGGCTCGAGGGCGAGATCAAGCCCGGTGCAATGCCGTCGCTCCATCAATACGTCGGAAACCCGCTGCTGACCAAGTTCCTGAACGCCTTCTACGGTGCGGGCGTGAGCGACGCTCACAGTGGCTTCCGGATCTTCACGCGGGAGGCCTATGAGACGATGAACCTCGAGACGACCGGGATGGAGTTCGCGTCGGAGATGATCATGGAGGCCGGCGCGCAGGACCTCGACATCGTGGAGACGCCGATCGTCTACCACGAACGAGAGGGCAAAGAGACTCTCGACAGTTTCAGCGACGGCTGGCGACACGTCCGGTTCATGCTTGTGAACGCGCCCGGCTATCTGTTCTCGGCCCCAGGACTCCTGCTCGGGCTTGCCGGGCTGGTCGTGATGGGGATCGCCTACACTGGCGTGTCGATCGGGAACGCGACGCTGGGCACCCACTCGATGATCGCCGGCAGTCTGCTGACGATCGTCGGCTATCAGGTCGCCAGTCTCGGCGTCTTTGCGACCGTCGCGAGCGACCCCATCCAGAAACCGACAGATCCGATCACCGAGCGCGTGACGACATCGCTGTCGCTCGAACACGGTGCGACGGCCGGGCTCGTGCTGTTCGGCGTCGGTAGCCTCTATGCGGCCGCACTGGTCTCCCAGTGGATCACCAACGGATTCGCGTCGCTCGAGTTCACGATGAGTTCGCTCATCGCGTTCACGGCGATCATCATCGGCCTCCAGACCGTGTTCTCGTCCTTTTTCCTGAGCGCGATCAATCGTTGA
- a CDS encoding DUF1616 domain-containing protein, with protein sequence MVASRSLWLLIPRPIRQLPADLAVVTAFVVATNVAVFAPLIRETPLRVALGLVFVLFAPGYAFIAALFPEDGETPEPAGSDADGGDTTDSDGWSDSLSSREGIDGIERVALSFGLSIAIVPLIGLVLNFTPWGIRLTPIAVAVSGFTLASTAVAATRRWELPADERFRVPYRDWYAAGRAELFEPDTRADAALNILLVLSVLLAAGSVGYAVLVPPDGEQFSAIYLLTEDDDGELVADDYPTEFVQGESQELIVGIDNHEHETTDYTVVVLEQDVEVIGNETVDGNATANETVDGNATANETVDGNATANETVDGNATANETVDGNATANETVDGNATANETVVREQRELDRFSTTIAHNESWHREYDLEPTMVGENQRVVWLLFPGGDVPAEPSMDDTEYSVHLWVDVAEATNSSAPDGV encoded by the coding sequence ATGGTCGCTTCCCGGTCATTGTGGCTTCTCATTCCGCGGCCGATCAGGCAGCTGCCGGCCGATCTCGCCGTGGTCACGGCGTTCGTCGTCGCGACGAACGTGGCCGTATTCGCCCCACTCATTCGGGAGACGCCGCTGCGCGTGGCGCTCGGGCTCGTCTTCGTACTCTTCGCCCCGGGGTACGCGTTCATCGCAGCCCTGTTTCCCGAGGACGGTGAGACGCCCGAGCCGGCGGGTTCTGATGCGGACGGTGGCGATACGACGGATTCGGACGGCTGGTCCGACTCGCTCTCCTCGCGGGAGGGGATCGACGGCATCGAGCGCGTCGCGCTCTCGTTTGGCCTCAGTATCGCGATCGTCCCGCTGATCGGACTCGTGTTGAACTTCACGCCCTGGGGGATTCGCCTCACCCCGATCGCGGTGGCGGTCAGCGGCTTTACGCTCGCCTCGACGGCCGTTGCAGCCACCCGCCGCTGGGAGCTGCCGGCCGACGAACGCTTTCGGGTCCCCTACCGCGACTGGTACGCCGCTGGACGCGCGGAGCTATTCGAGCCCGATACGCGTGCGGATGCTGCACTGAACATCTTGCTAGTGTTGTCGGTCCTTCTTGCCGCCGGGAGCGTCGGCTACGCCGTTCTCGTCCCACCTGACGGTGAGCAGTTCTCGGCGATCTATCTGTTGACCGAGGACGACGACGGCGAACTGGTCGCCGACGACTACCCCACGGAGTTCGTTCAGGGAGAAAGTCAGGAACTGATCGTCGGGATCGACAACCACGAACACGAGACGACGGACTACACGGTGGTGGTCCTCGAGCAAGACGTCGAGGTGATCGGCAACGAAACGGTCGACGGGAATGCGACGGCCAACGAAACGGTCGACGGGAACGCGACGGCCAACGAAACGGTCGACGGGAACGCGACGGCCAACGAAACGGTCGACGGGAACGCGACGGCCAACGAAACGGTCGACGGGAACGCGACGGCCAACGAAACGGTCGACGGGAACGCGACGGCCAACGAAACGGTCGTCCGCGAGCAGCGCGAACTCGACCGGTTCAGTACTACGATCGCACACAACGAGAGCTGGCACCGCGAGTACGACCTCGAGCCGACCATGGTCGGCGAGAACCAGCGTGTCGTCTGGCTGCTCTTTCCCGGCGGTGACGTGCCGGCCGAGCCGTCGATGGACGACACTGAATACTCCGTCCACCTCTGGGTCGATGTCGCTGAGGCGACGAACTCGAGCGCTCCGGACGGCGTCTAA
- a CDS encoding NAD-dependent epimerase/dehydratase family protein produces MQNQRVLITGGAGFIGSNLANHLAADNDVVAIDDEYLGTPENLESAVDYHNRSVLEDDLPTDVDVVFHLAALSSYAMHEEDPTTGARVNVEGFVNVVEQAREDGCETVVYASTSSIYGSRTEPSPVDMDVAVNTGYEASKLARERYGEYFANHYDMNVAGMRFFSVYQGYGGAEEHKGEYANVIAQFADDMANGEAPVLYGDGTQTRDFTHVSDIVRGLEQAADTQLTGIYNLGTGDAYSFNTVVDMLNDELGTDIEPEYIENPIPDSVYVHDTCADSSTMREATGWEPEIDFEEGLRRVCAQYTETDAATSLN; encoded by the coding sequence ATGCAGAACCAACGCGTCCTGATCACGGGCGGGGCAGGGTTTATCGGGTCAAATCTGGCGAACCATCTCGCGGCGGACAACGACGTCGTCGCGATTGACGACGAATACCTCGGCACGCCCGAGAACCTCGAGTCCGCAGTCGACTACCACAATCGGAGCGTCCTCGAGGACGACCTCCCGACGGACGTCGATGTCGTCTTCCACCTCGCAGCGCTCTCGTCGTACGCGATGCACGAAGAGGACCCCACCACAGGCGCCCGCGTCAACGTCGAGGGGTTCGTCAATGTGGTCGAACAGGCCCGCGAGGACGGCTGCGAGACGGTCGTCTATGCGTCGACGTCGTCGATCTACGGCAGCCGCACCGAGCCCTCGCCGGTCGACATGGATGTCGCCGTCAACACAGGCTATGAAGCCTCCAAACTCGCCCGCGAACGCTACGGCGAATACTTCGCCAATCACTACGACATGAACGTCGCTGGGATGCGCTTCTTCTCGGTCTATCAGGGCTACGGCGGCGCCGAGGAACACAAGGGCGAGTACGCCAACGTGATTGCCCAGTTCGCCGACGACATGGCGAACGGGGAGGCACCAGTGCTGTACGGTGATGGCACGCAGACGCGGGACTTCACCCACGTCTCGGATATCGTCCGCGGGCTCGAGCAGGCTGCAGATACCCAGCTCACCGGCATCTACAACCTCGGGACGGGCGACGCCTATAGCTTCAATACGGTCGTCGACATGCTCAACGACGAACTGGGGACCGACATCGAACCCGAATACATCGAAAACCCCATTCCTGACTCGGTGTACGTCCACGACACCTGTGCCGATTCGTCGACGATGCGTGAAGCGACCGGGTGGGAACCCGAGATCGACTTCGAGGAGGGACTCCGGCGAGTCTGTGCACAGTACACCGAGACCGACGCAGCGACCTCGCTCAACTGA
- a CDS encoding IS5-like element ISNpe15 family transposase, whose protein sequence is MSSTIAALQDVTSVDEFLNAAATETVPLFEYLEFEFLLEYDVFAPASRGRTRVHQPPDLFRGFLHCYYKNIYGTRPVTRELQHTLVWYYCGLDKPPSRDTVDRFLTDLEHVVDDVFDRLVEQAAVRGLLDSTYSIDSTHIEAIRYNDAASWNYDPTAEEYYYGFGCTIVSSGAKIPIAAEFTQAKQASQETAMRVTSDALAVDTPTWMLGDSAYDILDWHDHLLAAGVVPVAPYNPRNTDDPKDIEYRIEDRIEEHSEDVQLKQSVLDETYNRRTGVERTNDAVKDCGLGHVRARGRVHARTEVFVALCLRLVVAITNYERGDDPGCEKLKL, encoded by the coding sequence GTGTCCAGCACAATCGCAGCCCTGCAAGACGTAACTTCGGTAGACGAGTTCTTGAATGCGGCGGCTACCGAGACAGTGCCGCTATTCGAGTACCTTGAGTTCGAGTTTCTGCTGGAGTACGATGTGTTCGCCCCCGCTTCGAGGGGGCGAACACGAGTTCATCAGCCACCAGATCTCTTTCGTGGTTTTCTGCACTGCTATTACAAGAACATCTACGGTACACGCCCCGTCACGCGTGAACTCCAGCATACACTCGTCTGGTACTACTGCGGACTTGACAAACCTCCATCTAGAGACACGGTTGACCGCTTTCTCACTGACCTCGAACATGTCGTCGACGATGTCTTCGACAGGCTCGTCGAGCAGGCCGCCGTCCGCGGCCTGCTCGACTCAACATATTCCATTGATTCGACGCACATTGAGGCGATTCGGTACAACGACGCAGCGTCATGGAACTACGATCCAACAGCTGAAGAGTACTACTACGGCTTCGGCTGTACGATCGTCTCAAGCGGAGCAAAGATCCCGATAGCGGCGGAGTTTACACAGGCTAAACAGGCATCTCAAGAGACGGCGATGCGCGTCACGAGTGACGCGCTCGCCGTCGATACACCGACCTGGATGCTTGGAGACAGTGCCTACGACATCCTCGACTGGCACGACCACCTGCTGGCCGCAGGGGTCGTGCCAGTCGCCCCGTACAACCCGCGAAACACCGACGATCCGAAAGATATCGAGTACAGGATTGAGGACCGCATCGAGGAACACAGCGAGGACGTCCAGCTCAAACAATCCGTCTTAGACGAGACGTACAACCGCCGGACAGGGGTCGAACGAACCAACGACGCGGTCAAGGACTGCGGCCTCGGGCACGTTCGCGCCCGAGGCCGTGTTCACGCACGGACAGAAGTGTTCGTCGCGCTCTGCCTACGACTCGTCGTTGCCATCACCAACTATGAGCGAGGAGACGATCCGGGATGTGAGAAGCTCAAGCTATGA
- a CDS encoding HVO_A0556 family zinc finger protein — protein sequence MQQQEHESDEYSPVAALEGTNCTFCDEGELIRGVYKGNTAVICDSCETPGAQFW from the coding sequence ATGCAACAACAGGAACATGAATCCGACGAGTACTCGCCGGTCGCAGCACTCGAGGGAACGAACTGTACGTTCTGCGATGAAGGGGAACTCATTCGAGGAGTCTATAAGGGAAACACGGCCGTTATCTGCGATTCGTGTGAGACCCCCGGGGCGCAGTTCTGGTAA